The Gouania willdenowi unplaced genomic scaffold, fGouWil2.1 scaffold_434_arrow_ctg1, whole genome shotgun sequence genomic sequence TTGCTCTGAGCGTAATGCTTAGAAGTGCAAAAAGGTTCAGACGACTGGGAAAACAAATACTCCAAGCCAATCCGCTCGTCCCCAGCAGGAACAGGAGGTCTGTAATTGACCTCCTCTAACTCGTCAAACAACTCCTGGCACCTCTCATTCAGGCGGTGTGTCAGAGGAGACACATACACCCTGTTTTTCCTCCCCTTTCTTCCTTTAACACTCGCTGAGTCCCTGTCAGAGTTCCAGCGTGCATTGCAACTGAGGAGATAGACCTGGAAGGGGACGGCGGCACAACGAGGCCCAGGAATCATGCTCGGCAGGAAGGAGTGAAAGCCCTCCAGGCTGTTGCTTCCTCTCACTGTGATGTAGTATGGCAGGCGCACATCGTTACGTGTGACGTACTTGACAATGGTATACATGTCTCTCCCTGGTGGATCCTGTATGCATTCCAGGTGTCTCTGCTGGTTCCCCCAGACCCGGTCGATGGCTGATGGATCTTTGAACAGATGGACTTGGTTCTCGTCCATCCCAGCCGCTCCCTTCAGGATGTCAACGACACGCTCAACACGCACAAAGGTCTCTTGGGCTCCAACTGTGATCCTCCTGACAAAATGTATGAGATCATATTTGCCCACGTGCCAGTCAATGACCTGAGCATCAGTCAGATGATCAAACTTTGTAGGATGCCCTGCACGTATGGCTTGGATGAACAATGCCATGTCATCTTTAATATATGAGAAGACCGCAGCAGAGAGGGCAGACTTAAAGAGTGCATACTTTGCATGGTGATCCGTCCGTATTGCAGCATCAAACCTTTTGATCCAGTGGAAGATGTCCAGCCGGACCATCATTCCACACTCGGCCCACTCTCTGAGGAGCTTCTCCAGGGACGATACACCATGCACATGACA encodes the following:
- the LOC114460411 gene encoding uncharacterized protein LOC114460411 isoform X3; its protein translation is MFPAVLTRMCGVDKQIIRLMRDRTVGNTMAKVWRQVQESHCEDYLHRKDLYTTLLSQLNKPGGIIRTLSHQFQRPPTRRELPSPQLLRKAFLISEVENIEDYRTQIMSTFGKVLKYDSTRKICKKLAGEGKGRADWCTNVANELGQILMSVLTCEESLDKIRPMADGLMARYKRAGEAPPELMYVDRGCCHVHGVSSLEKLLREWAECGMMVRLDIFHWIKRFDAAIRTDHHAKYALFKSALSAAVFSYIKDDMALFIQAIRAGHPTKFDHLTDAQVIDWHVGKYDLIHFVRRITVGAQETFVRVERVVDILKGAAGMDENQVHLFKDPSAIDRVWGNQQRHLECIQDPPGRDMYTIVKYVTRNDVRLPYYITVRGSNSLEGFHSFLPSMIPGPRCAAVPFQVYLLSCNARWNSDRDSASVKGRKGRKNRVYVSPLTHRLNERCQELFDELEEVNYRPPVPAGDERIGLEYLFSQSSEPFCTSKHYAQSKETLLVAEDEDDEVVVAAADTEDSMEGDVGYTSEGESDNLTPLRRNLHLTDRVVAAELDPCVEHVWGPNHLPGYQHVEQLSRVLVEIALEEGKLALSESTRRSVVSLTEM